A window of Bradyrhizobium sp. AZCC 1610 contains these coding sequences:
- a CDS encoding c-type cytochrome, methanol metabolism-related, producing MILVVSGGITIAENAVDTTAVKSEDGKYLDKEGNPTFKVAADGTVDWYTYSGYRRYHSECHVCHGPDGMGSTYAPALTDSLKTMSYGDFVGVVASGRQNGNSVMPALGDNPNVACYMDDFYVYLRARANNAVGRVRPAKREDKPDAYTETEKSCMGSK from the coding sequence ATGATCCTCGTGGTATCAGGAGGAATTACCATCGCTGAAAATGCCGTCGATACGACTGCCGTCAAGTCCGAGGACGGAAAGTACCTCGACAAGGAAGGCAATCCGACCTTCAAGGTCGCGGCCGACGGCACGGTGGATTGGTATACCTACTCCGGGTACCGCCGCTATCACTCGGAATGCCACGTCTGCCATGGCCCCGACGGGATGGGATCGACCTACGCCCCTGCTCTCACGGATTCACTCAAGACCATGAGTTACGGTGACTTCGTCGGCGTAGTTGCGAGCGGTCGCCAGAACGGCAACTCCGTCATGCCTGCGCTCGGCGATAATCCGAACGTCGCCTGCTACATGGACGACTTCTACGTCTATCTGCGTGCCCGCGCCAATAACGCCGTCGGGCGCGTGCGACCTGCCAAGCGTGAAGACAAACCCGATGCCTACACCGAGACAGAAAAGTCCTGCATGGGAAGCAAATGA